The sequence TCTTAAAATAGAAGATGATATAAAACTTAAAAGCTTGATATCTAGTAAATTCTAGTGAAATTGTCTGTTTGGTTGCATACATCAAGTGATATGGTAATTCATGCCCATAAGGCCCTTCAACAGAAGCTGTTATCTTTGTTCGAGGCTGAAGATGTAGGTCAGCTCTAGAACTATTCAGGACATTTCCTTTGAGCTTTTCTGTCCATTCTCCCATAGCCTTTATGAGAACGCATAGATGATATTTACCATCCAAAGGACTAGATGAAACGCTGAAAGGATGCCACTGCAGCCAAGATAATTCCCGAACttgaaggaaaataaaactGAGGGCATTGTACCGCAGATCTACATTGTCAAGGAAATGTGTCACAGCTATGGTAACAACAGAAAAACAAGGAAACTACAAATTTGAGGGGAAGTAGTATTACTCGCAGGTTTTGGAAACATCAATTCCATAGTTCCACAAGGTAGGCACTTGATTGAAATTATATCAACAGTCTTTCGTGATTGGCAAAATCTCAAAAAGCGatctaaaatgaaaagaaatattcCTCCAGCAGGTACACAGAAAATGAAATGGCCAGCATGGAAAGCAAAAAAGACAATAAAGATTACATAGAGTTGATGAGTATAGATGAACAACTCAAACTTGTTCCTTCTCACTGGATAAAGTGATGTCATCCACATCAGTAGACCAGCTGTCAGACTTATAACACCTGCAAGATGAGCAACACCGATATCTGCCCACTCCAATATCTGCATCAAACAATTAGATATATAAGCAATGTCATCTTCATATGACCTTATATTTCTTTCCATGAAGGTATTCTTAGATACATTCtatgaaggaagaaaaagcaTATGGTTTAGGATATTGATAGGGGATACAAAGGAGATGGGCTTCTCTTGTTTTTCTTCTGTCATGCTACTCGATGACTTAACTTACCTCTCAATTAAGTCTTGAAGAAGAGGATGAAATTAGTCACAACCTAGTTCTATGCAATTTAAAAATGGCTTGAATGGAGATTGGAACAGATTCTGTGTGATGAGCATCAAATTAATTAGAGATACAGATAAACACGGCTGCAGTAATGGGCCCCTATAACCATACATATAGGTACATATCAGCTTGGCTTGTTCCAAAATCAAGGAGGCATTCTGACCTACGCATGCATACCAAAATACCAAGCACTACATAAGCTAAAAGTTTATGACTACAAGCCAAGACTAAAGGGACTCACTTTtatgctcttttttatttttttattttatttttattttatatatatatatatatatatatattaatattatcatGAACTAGTTAGAATCATGAATGTTTTGTCATATGAATAAGACAACATGGACAGAAGCCAAAGGTCATCAAACAAGTTAGGTCAATGACTTGTAAATTAGCACCATCTTTTCATAGTTTGTGTGCGCTAAGTAATTATCAATGACCATATCATTGAATCAAGAAGatgatatattaaaaagaaaaaaagaaaaaaaaggaagaagaagatatttttaGCAACAATCAATATACAAGGTTGCCGACAGGTGTATTTTAACCACAACACAATCGCAAAATCCCATTCTGGAATTGTTTATAGTGTCGTGCTTGTGTCTTTGAACCACCACGTTATTTGTATAATAAGCATGAATAAAGCCTGCCAACACATAATCATATTTTATAAGCTTGCTTTAGTTCCTCTCAGAAACCTTAACTCTCCAGGTTGCATAGCTATATTTCCCCCCCAAAACCAACATGTTGCACCATCTCTGAGCTCAAGCAGAACTGCTCAAgaataaatcaatttttaaattgcaaCTCCCACCTCAAACCCAGATTCCCAGCTAGTCCATCTCCCATCAGGCTTCTGATCGAGCTACTTGCTCCAACAAGAGCAACATGAAGGCCCAAGGCCGTTCTGTGAAACTACAGCCAATCTTTATGGAAGTCAAATTGCTATTTCTTCATTCCCATTATTTCTGTCCataacttaaatttttatttcactaCTCTTGCATTGGAAACTGGCAATTCATGGTAATTTGTGcatatgaataataaataaaaatttttaaccaaagaattatgaataaaacaGCAAAACCAGAGGCTAGCGGCATAAAGGATCATTTTCAAAGAGGGtcaaatcaaattaacaaaaataacaattattaCTATATATAGCAAGGGGATAATTCAACTTTCAGTGATTATAAATATTCTcttcttttggcaaacaaactaacaaatatatatatatatatatatatatatatatttataaggaAAAGAGAAACACATATGCATAAATATGGCTATGcacaagaaaaagaattacACAATTAGCACTCACTTCTTTTAGAAGGTGTCCCTCCATTGTCCATGCAATTACATAGAGTAGTCCATGGAGAGTAAACAGTAGCATAGTGAGATGTCCAAGCCACACATGATATCTTATTGCTTGCTCGAAAGGGATATTTATAAGGCGGAGAAGAACTGATCCCCTTGCAACCGGAATAAACAAAAATGCCAAGCAATATAATCCGATAGTACCAATTCGAAGTCCCAGATTttccaaaatgaaaaaactgaaaagttcAAAAAAACTAGGAATGTCAACCAGTGAAACCAATCTTTATgtacagaagaaaaagaaatctaaaaatttttaagggaaaatgCACACTCtgaagaatttaaatttctcatATGCAACATGTTTTATGATTGCAAAGAGATGAGTTCAGATCAGTGATAATGACTTGTAGTTTGAAAGCTCTCAAATGGTGTCATTGAAGCTGTAACAGAAGTTTGTTAAATTAGTTTTAGTTATTAGCCACGTGTCAGTCTATTATTTCTTACTTGGAAAGTTTATTAGGTTAAGCACCAAACTCTGTTTCTTATATGGAAAATGCtagtcacaaattattttacaaactttttaaCAAATTGTTGAGGTACTGATtagttattggtaagtaaaaagtAATGTTAATGGTGGGCTGAAATgagaactagtaagaatttgtcacatcaatagTTCATAAAAATGTTGTTAAATAGTTTGTGGTTGTAGCCATGGTTCTAAAAACCAAACTGTGCCAACCAGTTCAATAGAGAATTAGACCCTAATCTAGTccaataaaaaagggaaaaaactgGTAACTAGACACAATTCTAGTTCTTTGATAGTTccagtttttaaaatcatggttgtagtgtgtatatatattcataaCTTCCATATGTATTTAGATTAGAGAAGCATTTCTTCCCTCTAATAAGAGAGATCAATAATTTTAATTCCATCTTTGTTATAAGAGTTTGGGcaaattacagtaaacccattTGTGGTTAAGCCTGTTTTCATCTTGCCTATCTGTGGTTCTAAACTTGACACTTTGCCTACTTGAGATTAGCTCTGTTTGTCTCTCATAACccacttctattaaaaaaataagggtaaatATGTACTTTAATTTGCACCCCTTTTATGTCTCTTTCCTtccaacacaaaaaataaatataaaaataaaaacacaaaaaaagaaagatcaaaCAAGTAATTTTGTAAAGAAACAAGCTATATGTCAAAACTAAATGAATAGACTCTCATCGACTCTCTCAAACTCCCACTGTCTCCATAACTTCAATACCAGAGGTGAATTTTGCCAAGAAAAGAAATgtagagaaaaaggaaaaggaagagagaatgatgggttttgggttctctataatttttatcttaGTTAATTTCTTCAATCCCTCATACAATCTGGAGACTTTATGAGGAGACCAGGTATTCGGTTTAATTCCTTTCATTcttctttcatatttttttataaatacaaaaCTATGAAAATAAAGAGGTGAGTTATGGAATTCTAACGGATCTTATCTTTGGTGGGCAAAATAACAACTTTTGAATTATGGTTAGGCAAGGTGAAAATGAGCATAAAGAGCATAATCTTAGATTAGTCTTAGACTAGTTTACTCTAATTTCCCTAAAAGTTTTGTAAGGATGACAAAAAACTTCGAAAACTGCTGAAGTATAatgatcaaaagaaaattaagcaatataaaaatagtttatggTTTCTATTTAAAAGCTATACAATAAAGTTATAAACAAAGTAACACCCAACCCAACAAATATCGTACCTCTTTTCTATGGGGGTCGAGTCACCAGGTAACGTTCCAATGATCACTACAGTATAGACATAAGCAGACCAGATAACAAACACGATAAAGAGGATTATGCCAATTAACTCAGCCGCGGAAACAACCCCAAGTGGTCCATCCACTAGAACGGGAAAAGTCCACAATCGGAATCTTGGAGTCTTCTTCctgaaaataaatgaaacttaTGCTTTTTCTTCATGTTACTCCAATTTAAGCAAATACATTACTATAATATTCCTTTCGCAGCTAGCTATCATATATcgtaaaaacaaaatgaaaagatGTAAAAGGAGTGcatatatagattaaaaaaatacatactcTTGTAGTTGTAGTTGGTCTTCCCCAGAGATGAGAAGATATAGAACAGCAAGAAAAGCAATAAAGATAATTGGGGCACTGTATAACAGCAACATACTCCCTGGAAATGCACATTTTTAAGTCAAACTCTTTTGAATGCGACAAGAAGTTTGAATAAAGAAGTAGCTACCTATGTCCCCAAATAGGCTTCCATTGGTTGCAGCAGTCCAGTCAGCATAGAGTTCAGTCCCGAAGTCTGTAGgaatgagaaaaaagagagcaaCATATGCAAGGAATACAATCCACATGGTAAATTTGAGAACCCATTTAGCCAATGATACAAAGTTGATGTTTCtcttgttgttgctgttgttggcATGAGCTCCATTGGAATGCAGAAGAGGGTCAGTGTGTAAAAAGTCATCGACGGCCATGAGGAGGAAAAGGAAGCAGCAGCAGCAAGAAGCAGGGTGATGTTGTTATTGGAGAGATGATGAAATCTAAAGGCCATTTTGATATGGAATGATTCTCACAACTAGTGTTCACCTGTATTTCAAAAACTCTTACCTAATAAAATCATTCTCCTCCGATCCGAAAACCCATCTAATTTTCTTCGTGGCAGGCAAAGGCaatcttatttttgtttaaatgtgaCTATGTCTGAGGAAGTTGACCCTCAGGTTAGATTGCACCAGATACTATATAAAAGGAGATGTGCAGCCTGGGCGTTTCACTTCTACTCTACACGTTTGGGCGTTGGAAGAAAATTAGTTGGTCAACAAAAGGTCTTTACTTTagaggatttatttatttagttctgTTCTTTTCTAAACGTTTATATTATTGTCCTTTCCATCTCAAAAGAAATTGTTTTGACTCATTCCGAGGACTACGCTAACAAATGAATGGGGTACATCAAAGAAAATTAGTTGGGGCAATTTGGAGAACGCGTGAGTGATTCCTGTAGTCCTATGCTCCGACAGACTATGTATTTAGCTCTCAGAGTCTCAGTCAAAGTATATGCATGCGCTTGTACGCCAATGGCACCTAACCTCCTATCAAGGCCACACATGTGGTTGTGTGTCTGAGTCTGAGTGCGCCTCTTATTATGCAATCAGGATTTTAGGAAGAAGAGCAGGTGTGCAACTGATAATATCATGCCTAGGAATTTACAATACATATTATATGTGCCTAAACAATTTAGGATACCACTGATTTACTAGTTGCTGTATGGAAGTGGTCTTAACATTAAATGATGTCGGCCCCAAGTACGAATGGGCCCAATACTCGCCGGCCCGAATCTAATACCGAGCCTCTTTAAAGGAGCCTAACCTCGGACCACAAAATAGAATATGACTCCCCCTGTTTTACTAGATAGGTTGGAGTTTGGTCAGCCGATGACTAGGCATTTGCCAAGCTACTCGGGAGGAAACTGAAAGATGCAGAGCTGTCTAAGGAAGTCTGCTGAAGCTTCCAGATAAAGTGGTAGTCACCTTCACATTAATGAGATTCGCTTGCCTAGCACAATCGCATTCTTAAtattgtcatttctatatgactcttgtgcacattctTAGGGGCATAAATTCCATatgggagatgcatataccaagggggtgAAGACAatgtttttatgagaaaaccttgttttgtttTCGAAAGTTTAATAGTGTAAAGAACTATAGCTTTTTTAAACCCCTAATTTTAAACTTACGGCTTAATTGGTTTTAATCTACTCAATTAACCAAAACTACTTTCTAGTACATAGGTATATACAATAAATAACAAATGTGATAGgctaaaaatgtattgaccccttgggtaaattaactaattaattagccaagtgaattaattaagtcaatttaacatgcaataagcgtggtagcacaaacaaatcaccaaataactaaatgcagcagaaattaaatttgacacgggtgatttgtttacgaatgggaaaaaccactGAGGTAACCctaccgggtgaatttaaggtcatcactctcgagaatctactattatcaaaataagtggttacaagtaaaaggaatcctaATACTTAATACCAACTTAcaattgaactcttaccccaatacacagttggacttgtaatgtagtgacaatctctcctttcaatgcacggctccaagtacgtgactaaccaattgatgcacagatcccaatacgtgactaacacactgTTGGGGGTGAAAAAGTTTCCTTCCCGACAAATAAGATTTAAGTTAGGTTGGAGGTTTAAACCAAAACTCGACGATGGGCTTCGATGCACggcccaaaggctatcggtgaGGGTCCAAGAAATCCACTATATTTTATGCCTTGGGTTTAGATTAGAACTGACAAAAATGGCCCATGAACAATCCCTACAGCGAACACGTCAATATGGTTGAAAAACATACTGTAGGAAATAGCCCAGCGGTAAAGTATTTCTGCAGAAAACAACCCAGCGG is a genomic window of Quercus lobata isolate SW786 chromosome 2, ValleyOak3.0 Primary Assembly, whole genome shotgun sequence containing:
- the LOC115977686 gene encoding ferric reduction oxidase 7, chloroplastic-like; this translates as MAVDDFLHTDPLLHSNGAHANNSNNKRNINFVSLAKWVLKFTMWIVFLAYVALFFLIPTDFGTELYADWTAATNGSLFGDIGSMLLLYSAPIIFIAFLAVLYLLISGEDQLQLQEKKTPRFRLWTFPVLVDGPLGVVSAAELIGIILFIVFVIWSAYVYTVVIIGTLPGDSTPIEKSFFILENLGLRIGTIGLYCLAFLFIPVARGSVLLRLINIPFEQAIRYHVWLGHLTMLLFTLHGLLYVIAWTMEGHLLKEILEWADIGVAHLAGVISLTAGLLMWMTSLYPVRRNKFELFIYTHQLYVIFIVFFAFHAGHFIFCVPAGGIFLFILDRFLRFCQSRKTVDIISIKCLPCGTMELMFPKPANLRYNALSFIFLQVRELSWLQWHPFSVSSSPLDGKYHLCVLIKAMGEWTEKLKGNVLNSSRADLHLQPRTKITASVEGPYGHELPYHLMYENLILVAGGIGISPFLAILSDIFHRTREGKPCLPRNILIVWAVKRSNELPLLSTNDMELICPFFSNKLSLEILIFVTRESQPPLEEGQVHEATYSSPLVSNSNNMSVLVGTGNNIWSGLYVISSTLGFVILLYLLDIFYINPYDISPWWYKALLLVICMLASVFIFGGVVVSLWHLWERRNAAREASMDDRIAVENMQHDEILAHKDSCQQNFLSSANTYYGSRPDFKDIFGDISEKWGCVDVGVIVCGPPSLQTSVAKEIRSQNIRRQCNHPIFHFNSHSFEL